The Impatiens glandulifera chromosome 3, dImpGla2.1, whole genome shotgun sequence genome contains a region encoding:
- the LOC124929946 gene encoding uncharacterized protein LOC124929946, whose translation MVGVITKASSPFSSDQQKWPEIFNAMVEMLKQKQSQIESLVKERKLLEDHIKLQSSRWLSDVDLLKGQISQVNENPFISVKQKLSVQEMTNRVDSAKAELIAGFKQKEALIYKTKLDSALDDLSDFKSLYNHLLLQLDNNNMNSSEMLSLKSERDFIWNQFKKMESDLTNRLKNQTNLIENGDAKIEELVVTMNKLETSNLDKDELIMKLKSDVAKLEADSIAKGEEVSRLTREVESLRKGTSENKSRIMGGGERSNRKRKSAVLNGPRLFTSRFKIPKLKMSMSPYDFPTI comes from the exons ATGGTCGGCGTCATTACAAAAGCTTCCAGTCCTTTCTCCTCCGATCAACAAAAATGGCCAGAAATATTCAACGCGATGGTAGAAATGCTAAAGCAGAAACAATCCCAAATCGAATCTCTCGTAAAAGAAAGAAAGCTTCTTGAAGATCATATCAAACTTCAATCCAGTCGCTGGCTATCTGATGTCGATTTATTAAAGGGTCAGATATCTCAGGTAAATGAAAATCCCTTCATTTCA GTTAAACAAAAGTTATCTGTTCAAGAGATGACAAATCGTGTTGATTCTGCGAAAGCAGAACTTATAGCGGGTTTTAAGCAAAAAGAAGCCTTGATCTACAAAACAAAATTGG ATAGTGCGCTTGATGATTTATCTGATTTTAAGTCATTGTATAACCATCTGTTGCTTCAACTAGACAACAACAAT ATGAACAGTTCAGAGATGTTGAGTCTTAAATCAGAAAGGGACTTTATTTGGAACCAATTTAAGAAGATGGAGAGTGATCTAACTAACAGATTGAAGAATCAAACCAATTTGATTGAGAATGGAGATGCGAAGATCGAAGAACTTGTTGTGACTATGAACAAGTTAGAAACTTCGAATTTGGATAAGGATGAGTTGATCATGAAGTTGAAATCTGATGTAGCTAAACTCGAGGCGGATTCTATTGCGAAAGGGGAAGAAGTTTCTAGACTTACTAGAGAAGTTGAATCCTTGAGAAAAGGAACAAGCGAGAATAAAAGTAGAATCATG GGAGGAGGAGAAAGAAGTAATCGGAAGAGAAAGTCAGCCGTTTTGAATGGTCCTAGACTGTTCACTTCGAGGTTTAAGATCCCCAAACTAAAGATGTCGATGTCTCCTTATGACTTCCCTACTATTTAA